CCGCCGCCTCGCCGACCTCGGCGCGCACGGCATCACCTTCCACGACGACGACCTCATCCCGCCCGACAGCTCGTCCACCGAACGGGACGCGATCCTCCAGCGGTTCCGGGGCGCCCTGGACGAGACCGGCCTGTCCGTCCCGATGGTCACCACCAACCTGTTCACCCACCCCGTCTTCCGCGACGGCGGGTTCACCTCCAACAGCCGGGACGTGCGCCGCTACGCGCTGCGCAAGGTCATCCGCAACATCGACCTCGCGGTCTCCTTCGGCGCGAAGACGTACGTGTGCTGGGGCGGCCAGGACGGCGCCGAGACCGAAGCCGGAAAGGACGACCACGCCGCCCTGGACCGGCTGCGCGAGGCCTTCGACCTGCTGTGCTCCTACGTCCGGGAGCAGGGCTACGACCTGCGCTTCGCGATCGAGCCCAAGCCCAACGAGCCGCGCGGCGATGTCCTCCTGCCCACGGTCGGCCACGCGCTGGCCTTCATCAACGAGCTCCAGCACCCCGAGATGGTCGGGGTGAACCCGGAGGTCGGCCACGAGCAGATGGCCGGGCTCAACTTCGCGCACGGCGTCGCCCAGGCGCTGTGGGCGGGCAAGCTCTTCCACATCGACCTGAACGGGCAGCGCGGCGTCAAGTACGACCAGGACCTGCGCTTCGGCGCGGGCGACGTCAAGGAGGCCTTCTTCCTGGTCGACCTTTTGGAGCGCTCCGGTTACGAGGGCCCCCGGCACTTCGACTTCAAGCCGCCCCGCACCGAGGACGTGTCCGGGGTCTGGGAGTCCGCGGCGGGCTGCATGCGCAACTACCTGATCCTCAAGGAGAAGGCCGCCGCCTTCCGCGCCGACCCGGAGGTGGCCGCCGCCCTGGCCGCCGCCCGGGTCCACGAGCTGGCCGAGCCAACGCTCTCCCCGAGTGAGAGCGTCGCGGACCTGCTCAAGGAGGATCTCGACCTGGAGGCCGTCGGCCAGCGCGGCTACCACTTCGAGCGGCTGGACCAGCTCGCCCTGGAGCACCTGTTCGGAACCCGCTGACCACGGAGCCCTCCAAGGTTCCCCGCCCCGGGCCGCATGCCGGTGCGCCCGGGGCGGGGTCACGGTGCGCCCGGGCAGGCCAGCCCCGGCCACCGGTCTGGCGCGGTTCCCCTTCCTACGCCAGAATTGGCCCGACATCATCCTCAAGCGACTGAGGGGGACTTGCGCCCGCCAGCGCACAGGAGCCCCAAGGAGCCAATCCCTGGTCGCGGCCCTGTCTCGGAAGGACCCGCGTGGCTCTGAACCCGCTCTACCTCGTCGGCACCGTGCTGCTCCTCATCGTCGGCACCGCCGCGCTGATCATCGGGTTCACCGCGCCGCACGGCCGACGGGCGTCCACCGTCGTCGGCGGCGCCCTGCTGGTGGTCGCCGCCGTCATGGCCCTGGTGCGAAACCTGGCATTCCGCCCGATCTTCGACCTGATGGACGATCTTTTCGGTTTCCGCACAGCCCTCATCGTCCTGGAGGTCATCCAACACGTCGGCAACGGCCTCTTGTCGGTGGGACTGCTACTCGTGGCCCTCGCCGCGACCAAGCGGATCGCGAGCCCGCGCCCCGCCCCGGGGCCGCCCGCGCCGACCGGACCCCACGGACCTCCGACGCACTACGGGCCCCAGGCGCACCACGGGGCACAGCAGGCGGGACCGTATCCGGGCGGCCCGCGGCACCCGGGTCCCTTTCCCCCGCGACAGCAGGCCCCGAGGCCCGCGTACGGGCCGGGCCCCCAGCCCCCGCAGCGGCCCGGCCCGCCGCCGTCACCCGACTCCGGACCCCGGCCCCCGCTCGGCCCCGCCCCCCGCTGAACGCACGAGATCCGGAGAACACGCGGACATGCTCGACCTCACCCTCGCCTTCCTGTTCGGCTGCCTGTCACCACTCGTGGTCGGCGCGATCGCCCTCCTGCGCTCCTTCGGCGCCCCCAGTGGAAAGGCCCCCGTGGCCATCGGCGGCGTGCTGCTGATCCTCGCGGGCCTGGTGTCGACCGGCTGGGAGATCTACTACAGGTTCGTCCTGCTGCACAACCCCCTCGTTCCGTACTTGGGCCTGCCCCCGTACTTCGATCCGGCCGTCCTCTACGCGGTCCGGATCGGGTTCGGCGTCCTCGTGGCCGCCGCTGTGGCCCTGTTCCTGGTCGGGGTGCGCAGCTCCAGGCGCCTGGAGGGGACGGGGCCGGGGCCCCGGGTACAGCAGGGGGTCCCGGGGCCGTACCGCCCCCAGGCGCCTCACCCCTATCCTCCCGAAGCACCCCGCCCGTAGGCCGCCGCCCGGAAGAGGGCCCCGCTCAGCCCTCCCCCGCGCCCGGTTCCTCCGGTTCCTCCGGTTCCTCCACCCGGATCGTGCCCGCGGACCCGTCGATGGTGATCGTCTGGCCGTCACGGATCAGCTCGGTGACCCCGGGAACACAGATCACGCAGGGGATGCCGTACTCACGGGCGACGGTCGGCCCGTGCGCCACCACCGACCCGGTCTCCACGACCAGCCCGCCGGCGGTCATGAACAGCGGCGTCCACCCGGGGTCGGTGGTCGGCGCGACCAGGATCTCCCCCGGAGCCAGCGTCGCGCCCGCCGGGTCGTACACCACCCTCGCCACCCCGGTGGCGGTCCCCGGGGAGGCCGCGACACCCGTCAGCTCACCCTCCGTCCCCTCTCCCGGAGGAAGCGCGGGCAGCGCCACCGCCAGGTCGGTCCCGTCCGAGAGCAGGAGCGAGGGCACCCGGCGGCGGCCGAGCTCACGCCGGTGCTCGGCCCTGCGCTCCGCCACCAGCCCGCGCAGGTCAGCCCCGTCCAGCAGGTCGTGCACCTCCTCGAAGTCCAGGAACACCACGTCGTCCGCCCGGTCGATCCGGCCCTGTCCGACCAGTTCCGCGCCCACCATCAGCATCTGACGGCGCACCTGGGCCAGCGCGTACAGCCACACGAACTTGGGGTACTCCCGCAGCCCCGACAGCTCGCGCGCCCGGTCGAGCAGGAAGGCGGTCAGCCGCGCGCGGAGCGGGCTGGTCGCGGCGAGCCTGCGCACGAGCTCGTCCCGCATCCGGACGGCCCGCTCGGCCGCGGCCGCGAACCTGCGTTCCGGCGACTGCTCCGGATCGCTGACCTGGAGGTAGTTCGCGATCGCGGAGAACACCGGCGCCGGATCCTCGGCCCACCTCGGCACGCCCATGTCGATCTCGGCGGCGCTCCGGTGCCCGTACGCGGCC
This DNA window, taken from Nocardiopsis exhalans, encodes the following:
- the xylA gene encoding xylose isomerase, which gives rise to MTDYRPTPEDRFTFGLWTVGWRGVNTFGDPVRPPLDPVDAVRRLADLGAHGITFHDDDLIPPDSSSTERDAILQRFRGALDETGLSVPMVTTNLFTHPVFRDGGFTSNSRDVRRYALRKVIRNIDLAVSFGAKTYVCWGGQDGAETEAGKDDHAALDRLREAFDLLCSYVREQGYDLRFAIEPKPNEPRGDVLLPTVGHALAFINELQHPEMVGVNPEVGHEQMAGLNFAHGVAQALWAGKLFHIDLNGQRGVKYDQDLRFGAGDVKEAFFLVDLLERSGYEGPRHFDFKPPRTEDVSGVWESAAGCMRNYLILKEKAAAFRADPEVAAALAAARVHELAEPTLSPSESVADLLKEDLDLEAVGQRGYHFERLDQLALEHLFGTR